In Cytophagia bacterium CHB2, the DNA window AGATGATGCAGGGCGATTTTAAAAAAAGCATCATTTGGGGCAGTAATTTTGGACGCGATGCCGATACCATCGCTGCAATTGCCGGTGCATTAAGCGGCGCGATGCACGGCGCCAGCTTGATCCCAAAGCCGTGGATCGAAAAAGTGCGTTATGCGGCCGGCACGTGTCTGCCCTTCACCCGGGGAATGGATTTGGAAAACGTTGCACAGCAATTAGTCGCCTTGATTAAATGAACAGCTCACCGCGACACAAGTTTGCCCATGCCGGCAAATGCGGCGAGGGCGTGCGTTCGGATTGTTACGTTGAAATCAAGCTTCGGAAAACCGGAGGCCTCGATATAAATCTTCGCAGCAAAGTTGCTGCGATGTACGGGGAAGCCATACGGGAACTGGCCGTGCAAGTCGTGAATCATGCCCGCATCGCGCATGCTGAAATTTTTATCGACGATAGCGGCGCATTGCCCTTCACCTTGCATGCGCGCCTTGAGACGGCCGTGCAGCGTTTGCTGGGCGATGTAACGTTTGAGTATCATCCTATCGTGCCAGCCGTTCAGCGTTCTGCCACAGTAAAAGATCGCATGCGGCGTTCGCGGCTGTACTTGCCGGGCAATGAACCGAAATTTTTTATCAACGCGGGCCTGCACCAGCCGGATGCGGTAATTCTCGATCTTGAAGACAGCGTTGCGCCGGAAGAAAAAGATGCGGCGCGCAATCTCGTCAAACAGGCGTTGCGTCAAATTGATTTTCGTGATGCTGAAATCATGGTGAGAATCAACCCCGGCGAGTTGGGGCGCAAAGATTTGCTCGCGATTGTGCCGCACGGTGTGCAAGTGATTCTCGTACCGAAATGTGAGTCAGCACAAACCATTGTCGAAGTCATGCAAGACATCGAGAAACTAAGGCGCGAGCATAAACTTACCCAAGAAATTTTTCTCATCCCCATCATCGAAAGCGCCCTGGGCGTGATCAAAGCTTTTGAAATAGGCTCAGCCAGCGACCGAGTTTGCGCGCTGGCAATCGGATTGGAGGATTACACGGCTGATCTGGGCGTACAGCGCACTGTGAAGGAAACAGAAAGTTTGTTTGCCAAGAGCATGCTGGTGAATGCCGCCCGAGCCGCCGGCATTCATGCGCTCGCCAGCGTCTACGCCGAGGTTGATAACACCGAAGGATTGCGGCAAAATGTGTTGGCTGCCAAAACCCTCGGTTTTGCCGGCATGGGTTGTATTCATCCTCGCCAAATCAAAATTATTCACGAAGCCTTTGCCCCGAGCGTTGAGGAAATCAACCAAGCTCAAAAAATTGTGTTTGCCTTTGAGCGCGCGCAGCAAAAAGGCCTTGGCGTGATTGCGCTGGGTACGAAAATGATCGATATGCCAATTGTTAAGCGGGCGCAAACGACGCTCGCGCATGCTCTGCACGCTGGATTGATTTCCCCAGATTGGCGTGAGCATTCAAATAACGTTTAACCTCCTTGCTGTTCAAGGTCATTGCGGGGCAGCGCAAGCAGATAGGCAGAGTCTATTTGCCCGACGAACTTACTTTGAAATTGTCCTGAGTAACCGCTAAATAGTCTCTCATGAATTCAACTCTGAGTGAAAACGCCGCCCGGCGTTGGGTGCCAACCGTGATCAATGGCGAAGAGCATTCGCCGTTTCAAGGGATCGGCGCATTCAGGCCGCAAGGCCGCAAGGCAAGATCACTGATCCGAACATGCGCCGACTATCCCTCCGACGGAAATAAAACGATTGCGACGCTGCGTGAAGCATTGCAGCGCAGTGGCTTGCGCGACGGCATGACGCTTTCCACGCATCATCATTTGCGCAATGGTGATGCGCTGACCTCGTTGCTTTTCGCCGCAGTAAAGAGTCTGGGAGTAAAAAATATTCGTTGGTTCCCGAGCGCCTCGTTTCCGGTGCATGAGTACTTGCTGCCCCATCTTGAAGATGGCACGATTCATCACATCGAAGGCAGTCTCAATGGCCCGCTCGGCAAGTTTGCGTCATTGGGAAAAATGGCCGGCACGGGAATTCTGCGCTCGCACGGCACACGTTATCAAGCGGTGCAAGATGGTGAAGTGCATATTGATATCGCCGTCATTGCTGCGCCTGCCGCTGATGCGTTTGGAAATGCCAATGGTGTACACGGCAAATCTGCATGCGGGCCGCTCGGTTTTGCGCTGGCAGACTCGGAGTTCGCTGATCGCGTTATTATCGTCACGGACAACCTGGTGCCGTTTCCGTGCGTGCCCTGGCATATTCAAGGCAACAACGTCGACTACGTTGTGCACGTCGATTCCCTCGGTGATCCCTCCAAAATTATTTCCGGTACAACAGAGATAACGAAAAGCCCGGATCGCTTGTTGATTGCGGAATACCTCGCGCGCTTTGTCGAGGAAGCGGGCTTGATGCGGGAGGGGTTTTCGTTGCAAGCCGGCGCAGGAGGGACGAGCCTGGCGTTCGTGCAATTTCTAAAAGAGAGGATGAAGGCAAAGAACATTAAGGCGCGATTTGTGCGCGGCGGCAGCACGAAGCATCTCGTGCAACTATTGGAAGAGGGCTTGACGGATTATATTTTGGATGGACAAGCTTTCGATCAGGAAGGCGTGCGATCGTTGCGGGAAAACTCGCGGCATGTGAACACCAGCCCGTTCACGAGCTATAACTATCACGGGAAGGGCAACTTCGCTTCAATGGTGGATATTGTTGTGTTGGGCGCAACAGAAGTGGATGTTGACTTTAATGCCAACGTGGTAACGCACTCGGATGGCTACCTTCTTCATGGCCTGGGCGGCTGGCAGGACTGCCTTTTTGCAAAGTGCGTGATTCTCGCGGTGCCATCGTTTCGTGATCGTGTGCCCATCATTGTTGACCGGGTCACTACGTTGTGCGGCCCGGGGGAGATGATTGATGTGATCGTTACCGAACGCGGCATTGCGGTGAATCCGTTGCGTGAAGATTTGCTGGCCGCGCTCACAAATTCATCCTTGCCCTTGCGCACCTTGCAGGAAATTCAGCAGGAGGTGCATGCGATTTGCGGCGGACCGCCGGCGCCGCCCAAGCTCGGGCGCCAGCAGCCGGTAGCCGTCGTGAAATGGGTTGATGGTACGATACTAGACGCGATTTTTCGTGTTTTGGATTAGCCGCGCAGGCACTGGCCATCAATATGCCAGCAAAATCCTGCGCACGATGATGATCAAAATGAAATCGACCCAGCCAGGCTCTGGCTTTGATGGTACCGGGACTTTCGATCCATGACAGTACCACGTAAACCAGCAGTCCCAAAGCATAGATATCCAACAATTGTGCAATGAAATACATGTCTCCCTCACAGAAAATTTAGCTGCGGTGTGAGCCTGAGGTTCACCAATGAAATGCACATT includes these proteins:
- a CDS encoding ADP-ribosylglycohydrolase family protein — protein: MMQGDFKKSIIWGSNFGRDADTIAAIAGALSGAMHGASLIPKPWIEKVRYAAGTCLPFTRGMDLENVAQQLVALIK
- a CDS encoding citrate lyase ACP encodes the protein MNSSPRHKFAHAGKCGEGVRSDCYVEIKLRKTGGLDINLRSKVAAMYGEAIRELAVQVVNHARIAHAEIFIDDSGALPFTLHARLETAVQRLLGDVTFEYHPIVPAVQRSATVKDRMRRSRLYLPGNEPKFFINAGLHQPDAVILDLEDSVAPEEKDAARNLVKQALRQIDFRDAEIMVRINPGELGRKDLLAIVPHGVQVILVPKCESAQTIVEVMQDIEKLRREHKLTQEIFLIPIIESALGVIKAFEIGSASDRVCALAIGLEDYTADLGVQRTVKETESLFAKSMLVNAARAAGIHALASVYAEVDNTEGLRQNVLAAKTLGFAGMGCIHPRQIKIIHEAFAPSVEEINQAQKIVFAFERAQQKGLGVIALGTKMIDMPIVKRAQTTLAHALHAGLISPDWREHSNNV
- a CDS encoding citrate lyase subunit alpha (citrate-ACP transferase, the alpha subunit catalyzes the formation of (3S)-citryl-CoA from acetyl-CoA and citrate), yielding MSENAARRWVPTVINGEEHSPFQGIGAFRPQGRKARSLIRTCADYPSDGNKTIATLREALQRSGLRDGMTLSTHHHLRNGDALTSLLFAAVKSLGVKNIRWFPSASFPVHEYLLPHLEDGTIHHIEGSLNGPLGKFASLGKMAGTGILRSHGTRYQAVQDGEVHIDIAVIAAPAADAFGNANGVHGKSACGPLGFALADSEFADRVIIVTDNLVPFPCVPWHIQGNNVDYVVHVDSLGDPSKIISGTTEITKSPDRLLIAEYLARFVEEAGLMREGFSLQAGAGGTSLAFVQFLKERMKAKNIKARFVRGGSTKHLVQLLEEGLTDYILDGQAFDQEGVRSLRENSRHVNTSPFTSYNYHGKGNFASMVDIVVLGATEVDVDFNANVVTHSDGYLLHGLGGWQDCLFAKCVILAVPSFRDRVPIIVDRVTTLCGPGEMIDVIVTERGIAVNPLREDLLAALTNSSLPLRTLQEIQQEVHAICGGPPAPPKLGRQQPVAVVKWVDGTILDAIFRVLD